From the genome of Aspergillus fumigatus Af293 chromosome 1, whole genome shotgun sequence, one region includes:
- a CDS encoding transcription factor domain-containing protein, with the protein MQTHYYRSPASPNHQSGRYELPPVQSVTSPSGPFPQGTSAGLCSAPPSRPGSGLRMAQLLQPLGQPPSTTSTYTRSYESSGSPAEVPPIRSDVSSLNGSVSGGSTLPPASAVGQQQQQPPPPPPPQQHHHSHHHQQGHLHQKRAYRQRRKDPSCDACRERKVKLSSTKQQLQQLRAGMLRSDNLMDLEIDGTGQPQLKLPDIGYRPSRRPKAPVLQDLSEARVNLRKYGRGILKVPSPYRQPGPKSLLTADPPRLPPKDVANHLLAQYYSCIHCVLPIIHWPSFMVEYENVYRNGSLVGVPREWAAVLFGVFACGSLHTLDRNREEEGKEFIKTSCGVIDVWQDNFTLDQARCALLVSIFLYEVNSKSASWVWIGSAVRIAQELGLHIESGPWPVVEREMRRRVWWGMYAWDRLLALEMGKPVLINDQDCDVDLPCPFDEQYIAEGACVPEGQQTTPLLATIHVVRSIGQLTRTLRSYSVSTGTLETFERHFSACLATFPPQYHPKSDLPLDPRSLAPIGYLQNARLILHRHNISPFCSPDVRSAALDYSISIAKDTAHLLSRCMRYASSTGNDDWRPLFASSAGTMLCTHIWRCSLLLLFRQEFAAALVCVQASAVVGDSHTVNAACGRYIAFFLRCLLERLRRGDAAILERDEEMMAYVSGDMQGTSDGSWVWEGSETGSQLEAMSPKYDSPASFTHAVARNGWPHGEGSEIAWEGWEWVERTVEYLLKEKQQQQQQQEYERRDVPLAAKPTEPALLKTEQTEPAPAKEMNSVQSRMTIASII; encoded by the exons ATGCAGACGCATTATTACCGCTCTCCGGCTAGCCCAAATCATCAGAGTGGTCGTTATGAGTTACCTCCAGTACAGTCAGTGACCTCTCCTTCTGGTCCTTTCCCACAGGGAACTTCCGCGGGGTTGTGTTCCGCTCCGCCGAGCAGGCCCGGCAGCGGACTGAGAATGGCTCAGCTGTTACAGCCTTTGGGACAACCACCCTCGACAACTTCAACATACACTCGTTCCTATGAGTCTAGCGGTTCCCCCGCCGAAGTTCCTCCAATCCGTTCGGATGTCTCTTCGCTCAATGGATCTGTATCTGGGGGCTCAACTCTTCCACCTGCATCTGCGGtggggcagcagcagcagcagccaccaccaccaccaccaccgcagcaacatcatcatagtcaccaccatcaacagGGTCATCTACATCAGAAAAGGGCGTATCGCCAAAGGCGGAAGGATCCGAGCTGCGATGCTTGTCGCGAGCGGAAAGTTAAG CTTTCATCGACCAAACAGCAACTTCAGCAACTGCGAGCGGGTATGCTGAGGTCTGATAATCTTATGGATTTGGAAATCGATGGCACTGGACAACCGCAATTGAAGCTGCCGGACATCGGGTATCGTCCCTCCAGAAGACCAAAAGCGCCAGTGTTGCAGGATCTCAGCGAGGCTCGAGTCAATCTGCGAAAGTACGGACGAGGGATTCTCAAGGTACCTAGCCCGTATCGTCAGCCCGGCCCTAAGTCGCTTTTAACTGCTGATCCACCTCGACTCCCTCCGAAAGACGTCGCGAATCACCTCCTCGCACAGTATTATTCGTGCATTCATTGTGTTCTACCAATCATCCACTGGCCCAGCTTCATGGTTGAATACGAGAATGTATACCGCAATGGATCCCTTGTGGGTGTTCCTCGGGAATGGGCCGCAGTTCTCTTCGGTGTGTTTGCCTGCGGATCTCTGCACACATTGGATCGgaatagagaagaggaggggaaagagTTCATCAAAACCTCTTGCGGGGTCATTGATGTCTGGCAAGATAACTTCACACTTGATCAAGCCAGATGTGCCCTCTTGGTCAGTATATTTCTTTACGAAGTCAATTCGAAATCAGCGAGCTGGGTATGGATTGGATCTGCGGTGAGGATTGCGCAGGAGTTAGGCCTCCATATTGAATCCGGTCCGTGGCCAGTTGTTGAGAGGGAAATGAGAAGACGTGTGTGGTGGGGGATGTACGCGTGGGACAG GCTTCTTGCGCTGGAGATGGGGAAGCCGGTTTTGATCAACGACCAAGATTGCGACGTTGATCTTCCTTGTCCGTTTGACGAGCAATACATAGCAGAGGGTGCTTGCGTACCCGAAGGCCAGCAGACCACTCCACTTCTGGCCACCATCCACGTCGTCCGCTCCATTGGCCAGTTGACTCGGACGTTACGAAGCTACAGCGTTTCCACCGGAACTCTTGAGACTTTTGAACGACACTTCAGCGCTTGCCTTGCAACCTTTCCTCCCCAATACCATCCGAAGTCCGATTTACCCCTCGATCCGCGCTCTCTTGCCCCGATTGGCTACCTTCAGAACGCTCGCCTCATTCTCCACCGTCATAACATATCTCCCTTTTGCTCTCCCGACGTACGATCGGCGGCTTTGGATTACAGCATTTCAATAGCAAAAGATACTGCCCATCTCCTTTCCCGTTGCATGCGCTATGCCTCGAGTACAGGGAACGATGACTGGCGGCCATTATTTGCATCATCGGCCGGGACGATGCTATGTACACATATTTGGCGTTGTTCGCTCTTGCTTTTGTTTCGCCAGGAATTTGCTGCGGCATTGGTGTGTGTTCAGGCTAGCGCTGTGGTGGGGGATTCGCACACCGTCAACGCAGCCTGTGGACGGTacatcgccttcttcctcagatGCCTGCTGGAACGGTTGCGCCGGGGCGATGCAGCCATTCTGGAGCGGGACGAAGAAATGATGGCGTATGTGTCCGGTGACATGCAAGGAACCAGTGACGGCAGCTGGGTATGGGAAGGCAGTGAGACCGGTTCTCAGCTAGAGGCCATGTCCCCAAAATACGACAGCCCAGCATCGTTCACCCACGCAGTTGCCCGGAATGGTTGGCCTCACGGTGAAGGTTCAGAGATTGCTTGGGAGGGCTGGGAGTGGGTCGAGCGAACGGTCGAATATCTcttgaaggagaagcagcagcagcagcagcagcaagagtACGAGCGGCGGGATGTTCCACTGGCGGCGAAGCCAACCGAGCCGGCACTTCTCAAAACGGAGCAAACAGAGCCAGCACCAGCGAAAGAAATGAACTCGGTTCAGTCACGGATGACGATTGCGAGCATCATCTGA
- a CDS encoding autophagy-related protein 27 → MRIQSSLSSWFLSSALFTGLASASGSFDCRNIIAEGIKYDLYGLHGVHTIYHVDKAEDYIVNTTYVLDICKALGKASIRGDLKCGTSKNICGFQYKYTPDGSEEISHAFPIAGLDPLGHGSKDAEVTRLKGDGQEGLLVKLAGGEYIDKDKKKKDARAVIEFQCDPDRSGLEGLSSVEEEEEEEETRRRLVVREDEGDKNKEKDKEKTDPNDGSDPSRSLQFESFGPADDDAYVLKLKWRTRYACDNYVRDRKGDGSSHWGFFTWLIIILFLCVAAYLIFGSWLNYNRYGARGWDLLPHGDTLRDIPYIFQDWLRRVINTLQGSGSRGGYSAV, encoded by the exons ATGCGAATACAATCGAGCCTCTCATCGTGGTTCCTCTCCTCCGCTCTCTTCACCGGTCTAGCCTCGGCGTCAGGATCGTTCGACTGCCGTAATATCATCGCAGAGGGGATCAAATACGACCTCTACGGCTTGCACGGCGTGCACACGATCTACCATGTCGACAAGGCGGAAGACTACATCGTGAACACGACCTACGTGCTGGACATCTGCAAGGCGCTCGGCAAGGCCTCGATCCGGGGGGATCTGAAATGCGGGACTTCGAAGAATA tctgCGGATTCCAGTACAAGTATACCCCCGACGGCTCGGAGGAGATCAGCCATGCCTTCCCCATTGCCGGACTGGACCCCCTGGGTCACGGCAGCAAGGACGCCGAGGTCACGCGGCTGAAGGGAGATGGGCAGGAAGGGCTCCTGGTAAAACTGGCGGGGGGCGAGTACAtcgacaaggacaagaagaagaaggatgcacGGGCGGTGATTGAGTTCCAATGTGATCCCGATCGGTCAGGCCTGGAGGGGTTGTCTtctgtggaggaggaagaggaggaggaggagacgCGCCGGCGGTTGGTGGTGCGGGAGGATGAAGGcgacaagaacaaggagaaggacaaggagaagacGGACCCGAATGACGGGTCGGATCCCTCGCGCAGCTTGCAGTTTGAGAGTTTCGGGCCCGCGGACGACGATGCGTACGTGTTGAAGCTGAAGTGGCGGACACGGTATGCGTGCGACAATTATGTCCGCGATAGGAAGGGCGACGGATCGAGCCATTGGGGGTTCTTTACTTGGTTGATAATCAT cctcttcctctgcgTCGCCGCGTACCTTATTTTCGGCTCCTGGCTCAACTACAACCGCTACGGTGCCCGTGGCTGGGACCTCCTCCCGCACGGCGACACCCTCCGTGACATTCCGTATATTTTCCAGGACTGGCTCCGACGGGTCATTAATACGCTCCAAGGGAGCGGGTCGAGAGGCGGTTACAGCGCGGTTTGA
- a CDS encoding tubulin-binding prefolding complex subunit GIM3, whose protein sequence is MMSHRMLSKEDEATVGGEENEVRREDQEKINRFSRLHQRASVLEEQLKAKQKDKEDLEEISTELELADEDELVPYKIGDAFFQLPLADAQSLLASSTEQIDLEVSRLEETLGDVREELQQLKVTLYARFGRSINLET, encoded by the exons ATGATGAGTCACCGCATG CTCAGcaaagaagacgaagccACAGTGGGCGGCGAAGAAAACGAAGTCCGGCGCGAAGACCAAGAGAAGATCAATCGGTTCAGCCGTCTTCATCAGCGCGCGTCTGTGCTCGAGGAGCAACTCAAGGCGAAGCAG aaagacaaggaggatCTAGAGGAGATCTCGACTGAGCTCGAGTTggcggatgaggatgaatTAGTCCC GTACAAGATTGGCGacgccttcttccagctgccTCTGGCAGACGCGCAGTCTCTTCTGGCGTCGTCGACCGAGCAGATTGATTTGGAGGTGTCcaggctggaggagacttTGGGAGATGTACGtgaggagctgcagcagctcaaggTTACTCTGTACGCGCGGTTTGGACGCAGTATCAATTTGGAGACGTag